From the Acidicapsa ligni genome, one window contains:
- a CDS encoding nucleotidyl transferase AbiEii/AbiGii toxin family protein produces the protein MNSIAQMQADERAQLFAETADRKAISDAIVEKDFWVCWILKQLFSIDALSGRLLFKGGTSLSKVFHAINRFSEDIDLAVDYAALGFIGSRDPRQETLSKTKRATILAEMMTVCQQYIGGEFLDALKARCEELLGTTDTWSLDVSEHDRNVVRFRYPTAVAKGLAYVAPQVILELGTHAEFVPHGRFTIRSFAAEEFPQVVADGDVAVEALLAKRTFWEKATILHAEYYRPEERVLPDRYSRHYYDLAMLAQTPIRAEALSDMALLAQVVRHKETFYPSGWARYDLAHPGSLRLLPTEQRLTVLERDYRNMGVMIFGEPPGFDDIMATLEQLEQEMNRSDGV, from the coding sequence TTGAATTCAATTGCACAGATGCAAGCCGACGAGCGAGCGCAATTGTTTGCCGAGACGGCAGACCGCAAGGCCATTTCGGACGCTATTGTCGAAAAGGACTTCTGGGTCTGCTGGATACTGAAGCAGCTTTTTTCAATCGATGCCCTGTCGGGCCGTCTGCTCTTTAAGGGTGGCACATCTCTGTCGAAGGTCTTCCATGCAATAAACCGCTTCTCGGAAGATATCGACCTGGCAGTGGATTACGCGGCTCTCGGTTTTATTGGCTCGCGAGATCCTCGGCAGGAAACGCTCTCAAAGACAAAGCGTGCCACCATCCTCGCCGAGATGATGACCGTCTGCCAGCAATATATAGGCGGCGAATTCCTCGATGCGCTGAAGGCTCGTTGTGAAGAGTTGCTCGGAACAACTGACACCTGGAGCCTCGATGTCAGCGAGCATGATCGGAACGTGGTCCGATTTCGTTATCCTACCGCCGTCGCGAAAGGCCTTGCTTACGTCGCCCCGCAGGTCATCCTCGAACTCGGCACCCATGCGGAATTCGTGCCACATGGTCGCTTCACGATCCGTTCATTCGCAGCTGAGGAATTCCCGCAAGTCGTAGCTGATGGCGATGTTGCAGTGGAGGCGCTGCTGGCAAAGCGGACTTTCTGGGAAAAGGCGACCATTCTTCATGCGGAATACTACCGCCCGGAAGAGAGGGTTCTCCCTGACCGTTACTCGCGGCACTACTACGATCTCGCGATGCTGGCCCAAACGCCGATACGCGCTGAAGCCTTGTCAGACATGGCGCTTCTCGCACAGGTTGTGAGGCATAAGGAGACCTTCTATCCTTCCGGCTGGGCACGATACGATCTGGCACATCCGGGCAGTCTTCGTCTCTTACCGACAGAACAGCGCCTTACAGTTTTGGAGAGAGATTACCGAAACATGGGCGTCATGATCTTTGGGGAGCCGCCCGGCTTCGATGACATCATGGCGACGCTGGAGCAGCTTGAACAGGAAATGAACAGATCAGACGGAGTGTAG
- a CDS encoding DUF6088 family protein, producing MQTMRDQIVARIERLGEGKAFSAKDFLDIASRGTIDMALSGLTRNGTIRRIRRGLYDMPKINPALGGKLSPDIDEAARAVARRQRWKIVPDGAWAANLLGLSTQVPSKIIYLTDGPNNEVPIGRRVIHFKHARPKAMAGPEGKIALVVQALRYLGKDGVGVTEIDTLRAGLTPSEKRQLVKDTRFGVDWIYEVAKQIAEKAA from the coding sequence ATGCAAACCATGCGAGATCAGATAGTTGCGAGGATTGAACGGCTGGGTGAGGGAAAAGCCTTCTCGGCGAAGGATTTCCTCGACATTGCCAGCCGGGGCACCATCGACATGGCACTATCAGGGCTTACTCGCAACGGAACGATCCGACGTATCCGGCGCGGCCTTTATGACATGCCGAAGATCAATCCTGCCCTCGGCGGAAAACTAAGTCCGGACATTGATGAAGCGGCGCGCGCCGTGGCGCGGCGGCAGCGGTGGAAAATCGTACCGGATGGTGCCTGGGCCGCGAACCTACTGGGTCTTTCAACACAGGTACCCTCCAAGATCATCTACCTGACCGATGGCCCGAATAATGAGGTGCCTATCGGCAGGCGCGTTATCCATTTCAAACATGCACGGCCAAAAGCAATGGCTGGTCCCGAGGGCAAGATCGCGCTCGTCGTCCAGGCCCTCCGTTATCTTGGAAAAGATGGAGTAGGAGTGACAGAGATCGACACATTGCGAGCAGGGCTCACGCCGAGTGAAAAACGGCAGTTGGTGAAGGACACGCGGTTTGGCGTGGACTGGATTTATGAAGTGGCCAAACAGATCGCGGAGAAGGCGGCTTGA
- a CDS encoding helix-turn-helix domain-containing protein yields the protein MSRNVNDIIKSLPATRRRKIEKRTAILIAEQMTLKELRRARALTQTRMAKSLGIAQKQISEIERRTDMYISTLRRSIEAMGGTLSLVAEFPDRESVVLSGISTLDA from the coding sequence ATGTCCAGAAACGTCAACGACATCATCAAGTCTCTTCCGGCAACGCGTCGACGCAAGATCGAAAAACGCACAGCCATCCTCATCGCCGAACAAATGACCCTCAAAGAGTTACGTCGCGCTCGTGCGCTAACCCAGACCCGAATGGCGAAAAGTCTCGGCATTGCTCAAAAGCAGATTTCAGAGATCGAGAGGCGGACCGACATGTACATCTCCACCCTCCGGCGCTCAATTGAAGCTATGGGCGGAACCCTATCCCTTGTCGCAGAGTTTCCGGACCGAGAGTCCGTTGTGCTCTCAGGGATTTCGACTCTCGACGCTTAG
- a CDS encoding DUF6876 family protein: MKNTSKLTDSNLRQFTGSENCYRHPINRQMLFTDGAKFVADEAGAYWLIDAIALAQRFEKSVSAEEFQVWDLKVREDRTASLICGDGNDNIVYTQHIEYTDFPLDTIRLFFENNVLYLPSER; encoded by the coding sequence ATGAAGAACACATCTAAACTCACCGACTCCAATCTTCGTCAATTCACCGGCTCTGAGAACTGCTATCGGCACCCGATCAACCGCCAGATGCTTTTCACCGACGGTGCAAAGTTCGTCGCCGACGAAGCCGGGGCTTACTGGCTGATCGATGCAATCGCCCTCGCGCAGCGCTTCGAAAAGAGCGTATCTGCCGAAGAGTTCCAGGTCTGGGATCTTAAAGTCAGAGAAGACCGGACGGCTTCCCTTATTTGCGGTGATGGCAACGACAACATCGTTTACACGCAACACATCGAATACACAGACTTCCCACTCGATACCATCAGGCTTTTCTTCGAAAACAACGTGCTTTACCTGCCAAGTGAACGCTAG
- a CDS encoding P-loop NTPase family protein, with the protein MTVMKALSQADFVVIPTQGSQLDANEASRAIRVVMQGQKMTGRAIPYAVLLTRTNSSIRTRGLAHIQNGLIDAGIPVLETELNERDAFKAVFAFRQTLDGLNPKEVPNLDKAKLNVLRFVEEVFQRLSAEEGGRKDNQQTSNVAGAA; encoded by the coding sequence ATGACGGTAATGAAAGCGCTTTCACAAGCTGACTTCGTTGTTATCCCGACGCAAGGCTCGCAGCTCGATGCGAATGAAGCGAGCAGGGCGATCCGCGTTGTCATGCAGGGTCAGAAGATGACGGGCAGGGCGATCCCCTATGCTGTTCTTCTTACGCGCACAAATTCTTCCATCCGCACCCGTGGCCTCGCGCATATCCAGAACGGCCTTATCGATGCTGGTATTCCTGTGCTCGAAACGGAACTCAACGAACGCGATGCGTTCAAAGCTGTATTCGCGTTCCGCCAAACCCTCGACGGTCTCAATCCAAAAGAAGTTCCCAATCTCGACAAGGCAAAGCTCAACGTCCTCAGATTTGTGGAGGAGGTATTCCAGCGCCTTTCAGCGGAGGAGGGCGGTAGGAAAGATAATCAGCAAACATCGAACGTAGCAGGTGCCGCATGA